CTGCGCCAGCCGGCTTTCATGGCCATTGGTGATGGCCGCGCCCTTGCCGCTGCGCTTGTCCATGACCACGGTGACGCCGCGACCGAGGGCCATGTCCTTCTGGATCGAGACGATGGCTTCGGCGAGCTTTTCGACATCGACGCGTTCGGCGGTTTCGCGGGCCAGTTCGGCGTCGAGCCGGCTGGCGCTGGAGATGTCAGTGATCAGCCGGTCGAGGCGCTTGACGTCGTGCTGGATGATGGCATTGAGCCGCTCGCGGTCTTCCGGGCGCTTGGCCAGGGGCAGGGTCTCGACGGCGCTGCGCAGTGAGGTCAGCGGGTTCTTGAGCTCGTGGGCGACGTCGGCAGCGAAACGCTCGATGGCCTCGATGCGGTTGTAGAGCCCGTCGGTCATGCGGCGGAAGGCGTCGCTGAGATGGCCGATCTCGTCTGGCCGATCGGTGAAATCGGGGATTTCGGCGCGGGCATTGCCGGCGGTCTGCACCCGCTCGGCGGCTTCCGACAGGCGGCGCATCGGCCCGGCAATGGTGCCGGCCAGGGCAAAGGACAGCACGATCTGCACGGCCGCGGCAATCAGGGCGATGCGCAGGATGCTCCAGCGCTCCTGGGCAACGATGGAATCGATGTCGCCCGGCGCCGTCGAGAGCAGGATGGCGCCGACCACGGCGCGCACGCGCTGCACCGGCACGGCGACCGAAACCACGAGCTGGTTCTGGCCGTCGACGCGGACGAAATCTGCGGCCGCGCCCTGCAAAGCCGAGGCGACCTCGGGATAGCGGGCGCCCTCGTCGACGCCATATTCCTGGTATTTGGGGAAATTGTCGCCCGGTACCCAGTTGAGCACGGCATTCCACCAGTCCCAGAGGAAGAACTCATCTGCCTGCTTGGTCTCGATGATCTGCCGCATGACCTCGCCGCGGGCATAGATATTGTCGCTGTCCAGGATCATCAGCCCGCCCTGGTCGTAGATGCGGGCGCGGGTCCGGGTGGGGGTGATGAGGTTGCGCAGCAGCGGCGCGACCCGCTCGGGATTGATGGGGAATTCGAGCGTCGGATCGTAGTAGGAGAGCGAGGAGACCGAGCCGTCGCCCTGCAATTGCAGCAGGCGGTCGGGATTGATCGAGATGACGTCGCTATCCACCGTCGCCGAAGCGGCCACGGCGGCGGCGATGATCTCGCCCTGCACGCGCAGCGACTGTACGCGGGCATCGATGAGCCCGGCACGCCACTGGTTGAGATAGAGAATGCCCACCACCAGCACCAAGAGGCCCGCCATGTTGAGCACGATGATGCGGCGCGTCAGGCTGGCAAAGATGGTCAGGTCGAGAAAGCGGCTGATGGCCCCGGCCAGCTTGTAGAAGGGGGCCACCAGCAGGCGCCAGCGGCGACCGGCGCGCGGCGTCTCGGCCGGCGACGGGGCATCCTCGCCCGCGCCCGCCGCGCGCCATTCGGCGGCAGCGTCGGGCTGGTGCGGGCGATCGGAGTCCAGAATAGCCACAGTGGTGCCTATTGCTCCTTGAAGCGGTAGCCGACGCCATAGAGCGTCTCGATCATTTCGAAGTCGTCATCGGTCGCCTTGAACTTCTTACGCAGGCGCTTGATGTGGCTGTCGATGGTGCGGTCATCGACATAAACCTGGTCGTCATAGGCCGCATCCATCAGCGCATTGCGCGACTTGACGACGCCGGGCCGCAGGGCCAGCGACTGCAGGATGAGGAATTCGGTGACTGTCAGGGTCACGCGCTGGCCGTTCCAGGTGCAGGTATGGCGCTCTTCGTCCATGACCAGGGCGCCGCGCTCGATCAGCGCCTTGCCGCCACCGGCCTCGAGCGCGGTGCCGGCGGGTGCCGACGGATCGCGCGGCGCCGAGCGGCGCAGGATGGCCTTGACGCGTTCGACCAGCAGGCGCTGGCTGAACGGCTTGGTGATGAAATCGTCGGCGCCCATCTTGAGGCCAAACAGCTCGTCGATCTCTTCGTCCTTGGAGGTGAGGAAGATCACCGGGATGTCGGACTTCTGACGCAGGCGGCGCAGCAGTTCCATGCCATCCATGCGCGGCATCTTGATATCGAGAATGGCCAGATCCGGCCGGTCGGTGGTCAGACCCTCCAGACCCGAGGCACCGTCGGTATAGGTGGCGACCTGATAGCCTTCGGCCTCCAGTGCCAGGGACACTGAAGTGAGAATATTGCGGTCGTCATCGACGAGAGCGATCTTGGGCATGAACTGCCTTTCTTGTTTGGACGCTGGCAAACGTGACGGTCAGAGCGACCGTTATAGCTGCTTGCAGGCGACAATTACGCATTAATTAAGGCGCGGCCAAGGAGCGTACAACCTTAGACTTGCTGCACAGGCCCCGCGAGAGTGCGATGCAACTTCCGTCTTACGACCGATTTCCCGATGGTGGGCGGTCCGGTTGCGCCGCTATTTTACCGGCCAAGGCGGACGGCAATAGGCTGGGCCGCGACGGAGTTGGTCATGTTCGATCATGAAAGCCTGAGAAGCACAGTGGCGGCACGCGCCGGCTCGATGTCCCACAATGCCATCGCACCGGTACTGGTTGCACGGGCCATGCAGGGCGAGGAAGGCGTGCTCACCGCCGATGGCGCGGTTTCGGTGCGCACCGGCGCCTTTACCGGCCGCTCACCCAAGGACAAGTTTATCGTGCGCGACGCCCTGACCAGCGCCAGCGTGTGGTGGGACAATGCGGGCGCCATGAGCCCGGACCATTTCGACCTGCTGCTGGCGGACGTGGTAGCGGCCATGGGGGGCCTGAGCCTCTTCCGCCAGGACCTGCTGGCCGGGGCCGATCCGCGCCACCAATATGGCGTGACCGTGCTGACGCCCAGCGCCTGGCACGCTCTGTTCATCCGCAACCTGTTGATCCGGCCCGGCGAGATGGTGCCGACCGGCAGCAATCCCACGCCCGTCACCATCGTGCATGCCCCGGCATTCCAGGCCGACCCGGCCCGCCATGGCAGCCGCAGCGCCACGGTGATCGCGCTCGACATGAGCCGGAACCTCGTCATCATTGCCGGCACCTCCTATGCCGGCGAAATCAAGAAGAGCGTCTTCTCCCTGTTCAACTTCCACGCGCCACGCCAGGGCGTGCTGCCCATGCACTGCTCGGCCAATCTCGGGCAGGACGGCGAGGCGGCCCTGTTCTTTGGCCTGTCGGGCACGGGCAAGACCACGCTTTCCAATGATCCGGCGCGCCCGCTGATCGGCGATGACGAGCATGGCTGGAGCGAAGATGGCGTCTTCAACCTCGAAGGCGGGTGCTATGCCAAGACCATCAAGCTGAGCGCCACGGCCGAGCCGGAGATCTTTGCCGCCACCAGGCGCTTCGGCACGGTGCTGGAAAATGTCGTGCTCGACGAAGCCCATGTGCCCGATTTCGACGATGTCTCGCTGACGGAAAATACCCGCGCGGCCTATCCCATCCATGTGCTGCCGGCCATTGCCAAGGGCAGCATGGGCGGCACGCCGCGCACCGTCGTCTTCCTCACCGCCGACGCCTTTGGCGTGCTGCCGCCGATTGCCCGGCTGACGCCGGAACAGGCGGTCTACCATTTCCTCTCGGGTTATACCGCCAAGGTCGCCGGCACCGAGCGCGGCGTGACCGAGCCGCAGGCGACCTTTTCGGCCTGCTTCGGCGCGCCCTTCATGCCGCTGCACCCCACGGTCTATGGCGACATGCTGGCCGAAAAACTCTCCAGCAGCGGCGCCTCTGCCTGGCTGATCAATACCGGCTGGACCGGCGGCGGCCATGGCGTGGGCAAGCGCATCGATATCGCCTCGACCCGACGCCTGCTCAGCGCAGCGCTCAACGGCGAGCTGGACGATGTGGAGATGCGGACCGACGAACTGTTTGGCTTTGAGGTCCCGGTCACCGTGCCCGGCATTGCAGCCAAGCTGCTCACGCCGCGCCTCACCTGGGCCGATGCCGACGCCTATGACCGCCAGGCGATGCACCTGGCCGGGCTATTCCGCGCCAATTTCGAGAAGTTCGGCGAGGCCGCCAATGCAGCGCCGGGGCCGCGACTGGCCCAGGCTGCGGAATAGGCGAGGGTTGCCGTCCGGCGCACCGGCTTTCCTCCCCCGTTCACGGGGGAGGGGGACCGCCAATAGGCGGTGGAGGGGGGAGCCACACCCACCACGTCAATGGATATTGCACGATCGAACCACGGTTTCGCGCCTGTGGCTCCCCTCTCCACCACGCTCCGCGTGGTCCTCTCTCCCGTGAACGGGAGAGGAAGCCGCACCCTCGCATCTCTCCGAGCCGTCAGAGTCGCCGAGATGGCATGGGGCGCGGTGTGACCCACCTCTACCAATCTGCCGGACGACCGGCACCGGGCGCATCTCGCCCCCTGTCGCAGCCGCAGGCCCACGGGCCGTGCGGAGCTTTGTCATGTCATGATGTTCGGAGAGAGCGCCTAGTTGGGCGAGTAGAAGATGTGCGAGCCGATCTGGGCGACGGCATTATAGGTATTGGCCCAGTTCGGCCGGACATTGGTGGTGTGGTAGAAGAGGGCCGAGCGCGGCACGGCGCCCACCGCTTCGCCGGTGGCGAATTCGGCATAGACCGTCTCGGCCAGCGCCGCCGAACGGTTCCAGGCGCTGCGTTCGCCGGGTGCATCGGTGCGGCCGTCACAGGCAAAGGTGAACTGGCAGCGATGGAAGCCCTTTTCGGCGTTCTGGTAGATGACACCACACAGGGTCGAGGGGAATTTGCTGGAGCGGGCGCGGTTGACGATGACATTGGCCACGGCCAGCTGGCCAGCAGCGCTTTCGCCGCGCGCTTCGTGATAGATGGCCTGGGCCAGGCAGTTGCGCTCGGCATCGGCCAGTTCGAGGCGCTTGCTCATCGGCTGGTAGCCGGTCTCGATATAGGCGGCCAGCGACGCGGTATTGAGCGCGGGCTGCGGGGTCACCGGGGCGGCGGCGAAGCTGGCCAGGGCTGAGACGGCGCTATTGTCGGTGAGGGTGCCGCGGGCGATGTAGCCCATCAGCACATCTTCATTGAGCGGGCGGGGCGCGGCAATGCCGAGCACGTCGACGGCCTGCAGTACCTGCTGCCGGGCGACGTAATTGGCCAGCAGAGCGGGCGTGAGTGGCTGTGCGCCCGGCGCCAGTGGCACCAGGGTCGGCCCGATGGCGGGCTGGGCGCGCAGCACGACAAGGTCGGCGGGGACGGGAAGAGGGGAAACGGCAGCCAGTTTAAGCGATTCTGCCTGGGCAGGGACGAGGGTCACGAACAGCACGAGCGCCACGGCGCAGAGGGCAAGTACATGCGAGAGAGCACGTACAGCTTTGAGCTGCCAGGTTTTCGTCATGCCCCGTCCTTACCCCTGGGCGCATCCGGTCATATCCGGTGCACCTTCGTCCGGACCCGCTGACGGGCCCTTGGTCACTTCCCGCGCACCCTAGCCAAGCTTGGCCGTGGTGGGAAGTCAGAATTTACGACTGATTAACTATAGCCGTTAGCTTCTTAAGTTAGGGTTAATCTACCCGCCGGCAGATGAAAACCCTTGAAAGACAAGGCCTTGCTGCGTGGTGAAGGGGGTGTGGGCAGGATAGCTAAAAGTTTACGGAGCCCCGGCACGATTCGTGGGGAGCCCAAGAGGTTAACAATTGCCGATATGGAAAATCCCCGGCCGAGGCCAGGGCTTGGAAGGCGACAGCCGATCGGCGCCCGGTTCAGCGGTGGCGGAAAGCGGCCTGGCGGACGTGGTTGAGGCTCTCCATGACCGCAATGCCCAGGGCGCGAATCTCCTCGCTGGGATGGACCAGGTCGGGCACCATAACGGTCTGCATGCCGGCGGCATGGGCGGCGCGCACGCCGGCATGGCTGTCCTCGAGCGCCAGGCAATGCACCGGTTCGATGCCCAGGCGTTTTGCCGCGGTCAGATAGGGTTCGGGATGCGGCTTGGGATTGGTGACGTCATCGCGGGTGACGATGGTGTCGAACAGCTCGAGCAGCCCGGCCGCCCCCAGATGGGTATGGGCATGGGGCTGGCGCGAGGAGGTCGCCACCGCCGTGGGAATGCCGCGCTCGCGCAGCTCGAGCACCAGTTCACGGGCGCCGGGCTTGACCGGCACGCCGGCATGGCTGCGCTCGCCCATGATCACGCGGCACCGCTGGTCGAACAGGGTATAGGGGAAGGTCACGCCATAGGCTTCCACCAGCAACTGGTTGGTGCGCTCATGGCTGCCGCCGACCATGGAGAGGTGGACATCGTCGGTCATGGGGAAGCCGAGCTCGTCGCAGACCTCAAAGACGATGGTGCGGAACACGGCCTCGGTATCGAGCAGCGTGCCGTCCATATCAAAGATCACCGCCTGGAACGGGGTGAGGTGCAGCAGTTCGGTCTGGAGTGTCATCATGGCTGGATATAGGGCGATTTGCGGCGCGATGCTAGGCGCCTGCGGGAAAGGCAGGGTTGCGCGCTGGCGAATAGGAGCGGCTGTGATAGCCTTGGCCCATGTCTGATTTCAAGCCCGCCCGCCATCACGAGACGCTGGGCGATGCGTTCTATGACCGCGTCGCTCCCGCCGATTTCCCGCAAACCCTGCTGCGCCACCGCGACCAGCGCTGGGCCCGCCGCATCGGGCTTAATGGCCTGAGCGACGACCAGTGGCTTGAGCATTTCGGGCGCTTTGCGCCCCTGCCCGGCTCGCTGCCGGCGCCGCTGGCGCTGCGCTATCACGGCCACCAGTTCCGCAGCTACAATCCCGATCTGGGCGATGGCCGCGGCTTCCTGTTCGCCCAGGGCTTTGACCGCGAGGACGGTCGTCTCCTCGATCTGGGCACCAAGGGCACGGGCACCACGCCCTGGTCCCGCGGCGGCGATGGCAGGCTGACGCTCAAGGGCGGCGTGCGGGAAATCCTTGCCAGCGAAATGCTCGAGGCCATGGGCGTCTATACGTCCAAGAGCCTGTCGCTGGTGGAAACCGGGGAGGCGCTGCAGCGCGGCGACGAGCCCTCGCCCACCCGCGCGGCGGCCCTGGTGCGGCTCAGCCATAGCCATATCCGCATCGGCAGCTTCCAGCGCCTGGCTTATCTCGAGGACACGGCCGGGCTGCAGCAATTGCTCGATTATGCCATTGCCACCTATTATCCCGAGCTGGCGGATGCCGCCGACCGGCCCGCGGCGTTTCTGGGCGCGGTGGTGGCCAATGTCGCCCGGCTCGGGGCGCAATACACTGCCGCCGGTTTCGTCCATGGCGTGCTCAATACCGACAATATCAACATAACCGGGGAGAGCTTCGACTATGGGCCGTGGCGCTTCATCCCGACCTACGACCCCGATTTCACCGCCGCCTATTTCGACGAGACCGGGCTCTACAGCTTTGGCCGGCAGCCCGATGCGCTGGCCTGGAACCTGACGCGGCTGGCCGAATGCCTGGTGCCGCTCTCGAGCATCGAGGCGCTGGAGCCGGCGCTCAATACCGTGTGGCCTATCTTCCGGGCCGAACTGCCCCGGCAGATGCTGCGGCGGCTGGGGCTGGTGCCGCGCGACACCGAGGTCGACGGCGCCTTCGTCACGGACCTTTTTGAATTCCTCAGCGCCTCGCAGGCGCCCTATGAGCAGTTCCTGTTCGACTGGCGCGGCGGCAGCCTGAGCGCCGAGCGCGCCGCCCGCAGTCCATCGGCGGCGCTTTACGCCAGCGATGCCTTCCGGCCGGTGGCCGACGCCCTTGAAGCCTATCAGCCCAGCGCCGACGTCAATCTGGGTCACCCCTATTTCGCGCGGCGACAGCCGCGCAGCATGGTGATTGACGAGGTCGAGGCGATCTGGGCACCGATTGCCGAGCGTGACGACTGGACGGCACTGGCCGAAACGCTGGCCGAGATCGCCGAAATGCGCCAGGCCTATGGCATAAAATGAGGAGAACGCGATGACACTCTATGCGCTGGACGGCATGGCCCCGGAAATCGACCCCGATGTCGGCTGGATTGCCCCGACCGCCGTGCTGGTCGGCAGGGTGATCGTGCATGCCGAGGCGGGCATCTGGTTCGGCGTGGTGGCGCGGGGCGACAATGAAGCCATCACGATCGGCGCGCGCAGCAATGTGCAGGAAAATACGGTGCTGCATACCGATATGGGCTTTCCGCTGACCATCGGCGTGGGTTGCACCATCGGCCACAAGGCCATGCTGCATGGCTGCAGCATTGGCGACAACACCTTGATCGGCATGGGCGCTACGGTGCTCAATGGCGCGCGCATCGGCAAGAACTGCCTGATTGGCGCCGGTGCCTTGATCACCGAGGGCAAGGAAATTCCCGACGGCTCGCTGGTGGTGGGTGCGCCGGGCAAGGTGATCCGCGACCTCGACGGGGCCGCCATCGAGCGGCTGCGCAAATCGGCCGATGGCTATGTGCGCAATGCCAGGCGCTTTGCCGCTGGCCTCGTGGACGTCACCGCGCGTCCCCATGATTTCGAGCCGGCCTGAATGACCAGCGATAGCGGCGAACGCCATCGGCAGATCCTGGAACTGGCGCGGCAGCAGCATGGCGTCAGCGTCGAGGCGCTGGCGCGCCATTTTGCCGTCTCGGTGCAGACCATCCGCAAGGATCTCAACCAGTTGTGCGAGCAGCGGCAGCTGACCCGCGTGCATGGCGGGGCGCGGCTGCCCTCGGGGGTGGAGAACCTGGAATATGAGGCGCGCCGCCGCATCGCCGCCGAGGCCAAGCAGGCCATCGGCGAGGCGGCGGCCAGGCTCATTCCCAATGATGCGTCGCTGTTCATCAATATCGGCACCACGACCGAGGCGGTGAGCCAGGCGCTGCTCGACCATGCCGGGCTCATGGTGGTGACCAACAACATTAATGTCGCCAACCGCATGCGGGTCTATCCGCGCTTTGAGGTGGTTATTGCCGGCGGTGTGGTGCGCCCCTCCGATGGCGGCGTGGTGGGGGAAGCGGCGGCCGGCTTCTTCTCGCAGTTCAAGGTGGACTATGCGGTGATCGGCGCCTCGGCGCTCGATGAAGAGGGCGCGCTGCTCGACTTCGACTATCGCGAGGTCAAGGTCGCTCAGGCCATTATCGCCAATGCGCGCCATGTGATCCTGGTCGCCGACCAGGGCAAGTTCAGCCGCACCGCGCCGGTGCGGATCGCCCGTATCGACCAGATCGGCAGCTTCGTCACCGACCATTGCCCGTCGGATGCCTTTCGCCGGCTGTGCAAGGCGGCCGGCGTGGCGCTGATCGAAACCGGCCCCCATTAACCGCGCCTTAACCTAACAGAACAAATTCCGCGGCGGATGGTATTAATCCTAAATCTGCGAGCCTCACAGTGAACGGAGATCAGCACCGTTTTAGAACTGGGCAGCCGTGGCCAAGGATCAATCAACGTTACGGGACCATCATGGCTGGCTGCGGCAGACCATGCTGCCGGCGCTGCTGGCGCTGATCGTCCTGCTGATCGGCGGGGTCTATCTGGACCTGCAGAATACAACCCTGGCCCGGGAGCGGGCCCAGGCCAGGGTGCTGGCGGAACTGGCGCTGATCCGGGCCAAGGTCGAGGGCAATATCACCGCCAATATCCAGCTGGTGCGCGGGCTGGTGTCGACCATTTCCACCGAACAGACGACCATGACTCCGGAGCGGTTCGCCGCCCTGGCAAGCCGGCTGTTCGAGGAACAGAGCCAGTTGCGCTCGGTCGCGCTGGCGCCTGATCTGGTCGTTACCACGACCTATCCGCTTGCCGGCAATGAAGGGGCCATCGGCCTCAATTATCTGACCAACCCGGCGCAACGGGGCGCCGCCCTGCTGGCGCGCGATACCGGCCGGCTGGTCCTGGCGGGGCCGGTCGACCTGGTACAGGGCGGGCGGGGCTTTATCGGCCGCTTCCCGGTCTTTACCGACAGCCCGGACGGCCGCCAGTTCTGGGGACTGGTCTCGGCCGTCGTCGACATGGACGCGCTCTATGCCGACAGCGACCTGACCAATCCGGCGCTGGGCGTCGACGTGTCGCTGGCCGTCGCGGGCGGGATGACGCCCTTCTTCGGACGTGATCTCAGCGACGAGGAGCCGGTCACGGCCGAGGTCTCGCTGCCGCATGGCACCTGGATCATCGCGGCCGTGCCCAAGGGCGGCTGGGCCGCCGCCACCGGCGACAACTGGCTGTTCCGCCTGGCGATTGCGGCCGCCGGTATCCTGATCCTGGTGCCGATCGTCATCACCGGCTGTCTGATGGGTGAACGCAACCGGCACTTCCGTGCCGTCAAGCGGCGCGAGGCCGATCTGACGCGAGTGACCCGGCGGCTCGACCTGGCGCTGGGCATTTCCCGGATCGGCGTCTGGGAAATGGATGCGGTGACCAAGGACCTGGTATGGGACGACCGCATGAACCAGCTCTATGGGCTGGCCACCGATGGCGGCCCGCGCAGCTATCTGGACTGGCGGCAGGCGCTGCATGCCGATGACCTGGCGCAAGCCGAGGACGACTTTGCGCGGGGCATCGCCACGGGACGCTATGAGTCCACCTTCCGCAGCGTGCATGGCGACGGCACGGTGCGCCATCTGCGCTCGATCGGCGCGGTCTATAGCGATCCGGACTGCAACCCGCGTATCCTGGGCATCAACTGGGACGTGACGACCGATGTCGAACTCAATCTCGAGCTCAAGCAGGCCACGGCGACGACGCAGGCGCGCAATGCCGAGCTCGAGACGGCGCGGGTGCGCATCGAACACAATGCCCTGCATGACAGCCTGACCGGCCTGCCCAATCGGCGCTATCTCGACGAAATCCTGCAGGGCCTGGCCGGACGGGGCTTTGGCGCCGACCAGTCCATCGCCCTGCTGCATATCGATCTCGACCGCTTCAAGCAGATCAATGACACGCTCGGGCACGCGGCCGGCGACGCCATGCTGATCCATGCCAGCGCGGTGCTGCGCGCCAAATGCCGGGACGGCGATTTCGTCGCCCGCATCGGGGGCGACGAATTCGTGGTGCTCACCACCGCCAATGACAGCCAGGAGGATCTGGCGGCGCTGGCCGCCCGCATCGTTCGTCGCATGCGCCAGCCGGTCCCCTATGAGGGGCATGAATGCCGGTTCGGCGTCAGCATCGGCATTGCGCGGGGCTGCGTCAGCACGCTTGAGGGCCGGCAATTGCTGATCAATGCCGATATCGCGCTCTACCGGGCCAAGGCACGCGGTCGCAACTGCTACGAATTCTTCTCCGAAGCGCTGCAGGCCGAAGTGATCAATACCAAGCGGGTGGCCGACGAGATCCTGAGCGGGCTCGAGCGCGACGAATTCGTCGCCTATTACCAGCCGCAGTTTGACGCGCAGACGCATGACCTGGTGGGCGTGGAGGCCCTGGCCCGCTGGCGGCATCCGACCGAGGGCATCAAGACCCCGGACAGCTTCATCCCGGTCGCCGAAGAACTCAATGTCATGGCGACCATCGACCGGCTGATCCTGGAACAGGCGCTGGCGGACCTGGCCCGCTGGGATGGCATGGGCCTTGGGGTGCCGCGCGCCTCGGTCAATGTGTCGCTGCGCCGCCTGCATGACGAAGAGCTGATCACCAGCCTGCGCAAACTGGATATCGCGCCGGGTCGCGTCTCGTTTGAACTGGTGGAGTCGATCTATCTGGACGACGGGGACGACATCGTCAGCTGGAACATCGAGCAGATCAAGGAGCTCGGCATCGATGTCGAGATCGATGACTTCGGCACCGGCTATGCCTCGATCGTGTCGCTGCAGAAGCTGCACCCGACCCGGCTCAAGATCGACCGCCAGCTGATCATGCCCATCCTGACCGACCCGGCGCAGCGGCGCCTGCTCACCTCGATCATCGATATCGGCAAGGCCATGGGCATCGAGGTGGTGGCCGAGGGCGTCGAGACCATGGAACATGCCGCGATCCTGCGCGATCTGGGCTGTGACATCCTGCAAGGCTACGCCTTCGCCCGGCCGCTCAATCCTGCCGATCTGGAAGTCTTCCTGAGCGCACAATCCTGGCGCAAGGCGTCCTGACCCCTTCTCAAAGCACCCCTCATGGTCCATTGATCGGGCCAGACAGGCGGCAGGCAGGAGAACCGGCATGAGTGACGAACAGGGGCGCTTTGCCATCGGGGTGATCGGCGCTGGC
This sequence is a window from Devosia beringensis. Protein-coding genes within it:
- a CDS encoding bifunctional diguanylate cyclase/phosphodiesterase, with protein sequence MAKDQSTLRDHHGWLRQTMLPALLALIVLLIGGVYLDLQNTTLARERAQARVLAELALIRAKVEGNITANIQLVRGLVSTISTEQTTMTPERFAALASRLFEEQSQLRSVALAPDLVVTTTYPLAGNEGAIGLNYLTNPAQRGAALLARDTGRLVLAGPVDLVQGGRGFIGRFPVFTDSPDGRQFWGLVSAVVDMDALYADSDLTNPALGVDVSLAVAGGMTPFFGRDLSDEEPVTAEVSLPHGTWIIAAVPKGGWAAATGDNWLFRLAIAAAGILILVPIVITGCLMGERNRHFRAVKRREADLTRVTRRLDLALGISRIGVWEMDAVTKDLVWDDRMNQLYGLATDGGPRSYLDWRQALHADDLAQAEDDFARGIATGRYESTFRSVHGDGTVRHLRSIGAVYSDPDCNPRILGINWDVTTDVELNLELKQATATTQARNAELETARVRIEHNALHDSLTGLPNRRYLDEILQGLAGRGFGADQSIALLHIDLDRFKQINDTLGHAAGDAMLIHASAVLRAKCRDGDFVARIGGDEFVVLTTANDSQEDLAALAARIVRRMRQPVPYEGHECRFGVSIGIARGCVSTLEGRQLLINADIALYRAKARGRNCYEFFSEALQAEVINTKRVADEILSGLERDEFVAYYQPQFDAQTHDLVGVEALARWRHPTEGIKTPDSFIPVAEELNVMATIDRLILEQALADLARWDGMGLGVPRASVNVSLRRLHDEELITSLRKLDIAPGRVSFELVESIYLDDGDDIVSWNIEQIKELGIDVEIDDFGTGYASIVSLQKLHPTRLKIDRQLIMPILTDPAQRRLLTSIIDIGKAMGIEVVAEGVETMEHAAILRDLGCDILQGYAFARPLNPADLEVFLSAQSWRKAS